A region of the Acinetobacter defluvii genome:
GAAAAGTTAAGAGTGTCGGGGCGTTTAGCCGCGCAAGTTTTGGAAATGATAGGACAATATGTTAAGCCTGGTGTAAGTACCGAATATTTAGATGATATTTGTAATGACTTTATTGTAAATACGTTGAAAGTGATTCCCGCCAATGTGGGGTATTATGGTTATACAAAAACCACCTGTATTTCACCCAATGAAGTGGTCTGCCATGGTATTCCTTCAGCACAAACTATATTAAAAGATGGCGATATTATTAACATTGACGTTGCCATTATTAAAGATGGTTATTTTGGTGATACGAGTCGTATGTACTATGTGGGAAATGTGAGTGCTGCTGCAAAAAAACTCGTAGAAACAACATACGAAGCGATGGTTGCAGGAATTCATGCAGTAAAACCTGACGCAACTTTGGGGGATATTGGTTATGCAATTCAATCTGTTGCACATCGTGAAGGCTATAGCGTGGTACGTGAATATTGTG
Encoded here:
- the map gene encoding type I methionyl aminopeptidase, whose protein sequence is MKASTITIKTEHDLEKLRVSGRLAAQVLEMIGQYVKPGVSTEYLDDICNDFIVNTLKVIPANVGYYGYTKTTCISPNEVVCHGIPSAQTILKDGDIINIDVAIIKDGYFGDTSRMYYVGNVSAAAKKLVETTYEAMVAGIHAVKPDATLGDIGYAIQSVAHREGYSVVREYCGHGIGKVYHEQPNVLHYGQPGQGLKLKKGMVFTIEPMINAGKAGVKELNDGWTVVTKDRSLTAQWEHMVYVTDTGFELLSPWPEGTGTYPEI